The uncultured Methanolobus sp. sequence CAAATATTGGAATAACAGATTTCTCTAATAATCTTGAGTTTAATTCATTGTTAAATCGTGTCATCTGTTTTCCAACAAGTGGCCCGTCAATAAAAATAATGCAGTTGTTAGGAATATTTGATAAAATGAACTTATTTCTATCAAGTGCATAGTCTTCTTTAAATACAGCTTCGATTTTATCTTTTTCTCCCAATGAGTCTGCATCTGTTTTTCCACTAAGGTTAGCGTCACTTAATGACTTGTTTTTTTCAAGAAGGAGTTTTGAGCGGGTGTAAAACCTAAATGACAAACAAGTTGAAGCCAAGTAATCATCATCGTCCATCAAAATAAGTGAATGGCATGTAAGGTATCCAGTACCTTCCAGTACTTGGAACAAATCGAATGATTCATCATAGGCCAAGAAGACATGTTTGTCCAGTAACTTCCTTCCATTGGAAGCACACAAATCATTACTTCCAAATTCTTCTTCAAGATTTAGTTTCCCAAATGTAGAAAGATAGTCATCTTTAACAACATTTTGTGATATTGGAATTATTGGTAATTCTATATCCTTCTGTATTGATAGTATTTTTTCTTTAAATTGTGGATGAAGATAAAAATTATTCGAAAAGCGGATTCTTTCCACTAGTTTTGCCTCCAAAATCTAATATGCAAAGTAGGGAGGAGAAAAAGAGGGCTTTTTTTGTAGAACAACTCTTTTGCAAAAACTATCATTAAAAGCTAAATGATTCTTCAGGTATAAATAAAATGTTATTTGATTTCAAAATAAAATATAATATCCAAAATTGCATCTATAAAGACGTGAATTTTACTTATAGGCACTACATGAGTGTTCATCCTTGAAATCCCGTCTGTGATCAACATAACTTAGGTGTTTCCTTATGATGCTACCTTTGATAATTTCAACCCTTAAAATCCAACATTGAACATAATATTTTATTTACAATTGGTGTCGTTGCTGCTGTTTTTGTAGTAAGTGTAGTTCATTACAATCATTGCATGCAGCTACAACACTGCATACAGGTGATGTAAGTGACTACATTGCTTACACTGTAGTCAATGTAGTCATCATCTACACAGACATGAACACAGCTTATTGATTGTGATTATTTTTAAAAATCAAGCACAACAGCATTGATGAACTTTTCAATATTGATATATTGGATGGCATCATATCCTTAGATCATGTCAAATGGACTATTCACAATGGATGATGTGAATGATGCTCATGCGTCATCGGTTAAGAGAAGAATCGTGATAAATAGCATGCAGTTTCATAACTTCATCAAAAACATACCAGTGATAAAACCAGTAGTATGAGATTACTTAACAGTTAAATTCTGTAAGTTAAGGTAGTTGTTATTGTCCAAAAACATTAGCAATAAGTAAATAAAACTCCTTAACCGAAGACACATGGAATGATGCTATATTGGAAGAGTACTCTGATTTTTTTGCATCACTCAGGACAGGTTATAGTATTGAAGATCGATATTTCCACATTGGGGAAGAACATTTGTTGTCTGAATCAGAACTTGCATGGTTAAATCAGAAATTAGTGAAACGTCATTGCTTACCGATTATGTAGACCTGATCACGGCTAAATAATAATTAATAGGGAACTTATGATGGTTAATATATTGTATTATACTTATCTTCCAAGCTTCCCTTCTATTGAATCTAATGTTCTTTTTATTTCATTAAGCACTTCCACAATAGTAGAGGCTCTATGATCATCATTTCTTGTTTTATCAATATCTTCAATCATAAAAACATCTTTATTTTCATGTGTAATATTTGCAATATCTTCGAAACAGACTTCCATAGTAAGTTGTTTGTACTCCTTAGCTATTTTATATGAGTCTGCACACTTGAAAGGTGCATGCAATGAGAAACTTTCAGTAGGATATAATATTGTATAAATAATATCTACTTCATCTCCATCGGGCTCTATTTTCAGAGTACCTCTGATATTCTTTGCAGGACCTACCCCCAGATTGCGTATTTCCACATCAAATCCATCACCTAAATGTAAATGTGTGGGATTCACTTTCAGCGATGGAAGGAACTGATATAAACGAGCAGTTTCCATTTCTTTGACCATCCCTCTGGTTTGCCATGCATAATAAGCAGTGATAATCACCAATATTGCCGTGAGAACTGATATGGAATCGGTCATATTATCTCCTTTTTGATGGATTCAAAAATCACAGATTAATTCTCCGATAACTTCACCATTTTTCCTTATCGGATTGCAATTAACCATCCTTGTGGTCTTTGCAGCACTTGGACTACTTCGTGAAGGGTACATGTGTTGTTTATACCATTCCACAGGTACTTTATAGAGAGTATATTTGTGAACACCATCTTCCTGTTTCTCTTTGTTTTCGAGTACTGCAATGATGCTTTGGATGTTTTCAAGAACATTTAGCGTTACACCTACGGATGAGGTATTCTTGTGTGCTGACTTCAAAACGACTATTTGTCCATTGAATTTAGTTTCATTACTTTTAGTTTTGGTGTTAAGTAATTCTGATCCGAGGTGTCGAAAAGCTAATTCGGCCATACGACGTCCGAAAACAACTCCTTCTCTGCCAGTATTTTTATTTTGTCCCATATATCGCACCCTCATAAGTATTGTTCTAAATTTCCTGAAAACTCTTCAAAACCTATTGGATGGTATTCCACTTCACCAAATAACCTCTTATATCTGTCATGGACAGCCTTGCTAGCATTGTTTTTTTCTACCTTTTCATACATATTTCTATCATTGATATCTTTTCCATAATGTTCGTTCTTTTGTAACTATTCAGCCTACCCATTTCTGCCTATTGATAGTGATTCTATTAAATCCGAGATGTTTAGTCCTAAATTTATTCAAAACAAAAAAAGCAATCATTCACCGCAGTTAATATAAATTCGTCGCAGAAAACATACGTATAAATTATTTTACACAGCGGCTATAGATAGTTTAAAACTTCACTTTCTTCTTAATAGTACCTACGCTTGAAACCGTCTTCTATTTTCTTGCCTGTACTCTTTTTTATTTTGAAGGCATCTCCTATTTTTTCAGCTTGACTTTTGTCTTTCTTCTTTGCCATGTCAATAACTCCATTTAAATAACGACATTTTCGTCCATTCCATTTATGTTTTTTCTACATGATTCCTAGCATAATTATAAAGAAAACATACTTCCTTTATACTATATAGTTCTCAAACGACAATGCAACAGAAGGTACATTTTGTTGCGTTTTTCAGTTCATATCAATTTTAGACATAATTTGAAATCTGCATACTTGAAATGTGTTTAATTTCAAATTAAAGCAAGAAGAAAACGTTTTAGATGAATATGTTGCATTTACTGCAAATATCCTAATATCAGGTGTTTCAATCAGGGATATACATTGTATACCACAGAAAATTCAATACAGGTCATCCTGACCTATACTATAGGTTCAAGTGCCAAATATCCCTGAACTTTGATAATGTTGAATTTTTGTCCTTTCTTAAATCCCTCTAACTCCATAATGTTCTTTGGCAATGTGAGTCTGTATTGTCCATTGTATTCCTGCAAAGTAACGTGCATATTTTAACCCTCTAATTTAAAGTACTACAATTAGTACTAAATTAAGTGATATTTATACATTTTTGAGGGTCAGAAACATAATTATATAAAAGTAGACTATATGTAATAAGGTATGGTTGGACCAAAAGGTTAATACACCCGCCGAAGGCGGCACATTCCTATGCTGTTGAACAGAAGATAGTTCCAAACACTTTGCAGTTATACTGAGAATTCTATAGAATGCCTGCGAAAAAAGTGTTTCAAGGTACTATGAAAATTACTTTGTTTTGTCTTGCGGGAAAACGTCGGCTTCGCCGTACCCTTGGGATGGATCAAGTTATTCATGACCTACGATAGATCGTATTGTTCTGACAAAACCTGTCTACTTTCCTTTAAGTTCTAACAGCAGGATACAGAGCTATTATTTCAGTGATTTTTCAGGAAAAGATTACTCTTACAACAGATAATATCTTCCTCCGCCATAATTAGTCCCGGTGAGCTTACATTTTCGTTAAAATCAATCCCATCAAAGATAGGAGG is a genomic window containing:
- a CDS encoding DNA double-strand break repair nuclease NurA, with translation MEAKLVERIRFSNNFYLHPQFKEKILSIQKDIELPIIPISQNVVKDDYLSTFGKLNLEEEFGSNDLCASNGRKLLDKHVFLAYDESFDLFQVLEGTGYLTCHSLILMDDDDYLASTCLSFRFYTRSKLLLEKNKSLSDANLSGKTDADSLGEKDKIEAVFKEDYALDRNKFILSNIPNNCIIFIDGPLVGKQMTRFNNELNSRLLEKSVIPIFVVKNSSSNLVTDNTSQLYGKYNSDMHWAHNLLKSGQRTNFFRYTDQTVRANSKVFCYMKPFGASPQRIEMHPDTYVMYKELIFQLMETIYYLYLIQGDTKNTQIRPIAIAEKFARESKKMYNLNDIMMDSLLQPTMNQARGFR